A region of the Sodalis ligni genome:
GCAGATAGGGGCGGTGAAGTAACCCGCATCCAGACCGACGGCCACCGGGCTTAACGGGAAGCGGCTTAGCTGTCGTTCCAGTCGTGAGATATAAGGCTGCGCATCGTGGACATTGCCCGGAGTGGTATGGGTATCGGTAATTTCAATGACTCGATATAGGCACTGGGTTGGACCGGTTGGGGAACGTTGATGGCTTTGCGTGGATTGGCATTGGCTTTGAGATGGGTACTGTCGGTGTAGAGAACCCGTCCACCCACCAGTCCTTTGGCGATAGCCTGTTCAACAATATTATCGAATACACGCTGGAAAATATCGGTGCCGTTAAAACGGCGGATACGATTTTGGCTCAGGGTCGAAGCATCAGGCACTTTATCGGTCAGCCCCATGCGTAAAAACCAGCGGTAGGCCACGTTGACTTGAATTTCCTGAACCAGGCGGCGCTCGCTGGGGATACCAAACAGATACCCAAGCAGCATCATCTTAAACAAAACGACCGGGTCTATGGCGGGACGGCCATTGTCGTGGCAGTAAAGAGAAGCGACTTCATCACGGAGAAATTCAAAATCAATCGTGGCGTCAACTTTGCGCACCAGATGGTCTTTGGGCACCAGTTCTTCGAGGGTGACCATTTCGAGTTGATACTGCTGAGGGGACGATTCTTTTAGCATCAGGATAAGCTCGTTTTTTAGCCTACCCTTATTAGATCAAAGTCCTGACCAAAGGGCCAGGACTTTGTCAGCAGTCTGAGGAAGCCCAGAAGGGCTTCCCGAGCTTTAGCCTGTTTAAAGTCATTCAAAGGTTAGGTCAGAACCCGGATAAATAGGGCGGTTGGCCACACCCTGCCCGCCATCGTTAAAGTCAGCCATTTGCACGATGACATAGACCAAATTGGTGGGGGCGGGGCTTATCACATATGCGGTCGCTTGTCCTTCATCATCGGTTATTCCGCTACTCTCCCGCATAGTAGCAGGGGTAAATTCTGGTGTGCCTGCAACATAACGTCCAGCGGTAAAGTTCAAGTGGGTACCGACTACCGGCGAGCCGTCACGAAAAGACGTCAATTTGATAATTACGCTGGCGGGTGTGATGTTATCCGCCGGTGCCGTGTCAACCAGGGGTAGCATGGTCAAGTTGGGCAGCCTGAAATTCCCGCCGGTGGCGGTAAGCTCCGTGCCGTTGGTGGCGCGGGCGGTCAGGGTGGTGGAGCTGACATAGCTATTGGTGTATTGCACCCGGAGAATACCATCCGCGCCGGTGGCTCCGGAAGTGGTTGTTCCTCCGGCGGTGGGGACAACGAATCTGAATGTCCCCGTGGCGGCGCTGCCGCTTACGGTTATCAGGGCATTTTGCAATGGATTACCGGCGGCGTCGTGCACCAATATATTGGCATAGTTGGGGTCCGAGCCGTTGGACATACCGTTATTTTCCGTCACGGTAATGCTGACGATAAAGATATTACGCGCGAAGTTGACGGTTTGTGTGGCGGATACGCCGCCGGCTAATTGCGCGGTCACCACGCTGTCGCCTTCCGTCTCGCTGACCAGGGTCGCGGTAGCGATGCCGTCCGGGCCGGTGGGATTAATGACCGCGGTAGCAATGGCGCCATTGGTGGCGGTAAAGGCAACGTTTTGCTCGGCCAGCTTGTTGCCGTTGGCGTCTTCCACCAGGGCGCTGACCTCGTTGGTGTCGATGCCGTCAGCCACGGCGCCGGTGTGCACCACGGTCAGCACGACCCGTGCGGTGGCGGTGTCGGCGATAAATTCAATATTTTTACTGGCATTGTTGCCGTTGGTCAGGGTGGCGACCACCGTACTGCTGCCCGCCTTATGGCTGGTGAAAGTGGCACTCACCGTGCCGCCGACGCCGGTAGTAAGCATCACCGGGCTGATATCGACGTCATTGGCGGTAAAGGTGACGGATTGTCCCTCAAGATCATTACCCAAGGCATCGGTAACGTGGGCGCTGACCTCATTGGTGGCGGCACCGTTGGCCACGGCGCCGGTGTGAATCACGGTCAGCACGACCCGTGCGGTGGCGATGTCGGCAATAAAGTCGATATTTTTACTGGCATTATTGCCGTTGCTCAGGGTTGCGGTGACCGCCATGGTGCCGGAGCTTGTACTGTTAAAGGTGGCGGTGACGATGCCCCCCGCGTCGGTTGGATTGGTGGTCGTAAGAAGCAGAGCGGGGGCGGTGACGGTGAAGTTGACGGTTTGCCCGGCCAGCTTGTTGCCGTTGGCGTCTTCCACCAGGGCGCTGACCTCGTTGGTGTCGATGCCGTCAGCCACGGCGCCGGTGTGCACCACGGTCAGCACGACCCGTGCGGTGGCGGTGTCGGCGATAAATTCAATATCTTTACTGGCATTGTTGCCGTTGGTCAGGGTGGCGACCACCGTACTGCTGCCCGCCTTATGGCTGGTGAAAGTGGCACTCACCGTGCCGCCGGCGCCGGTGACAAGCACCACCGGGCTGATATCGACGTCATTGGCGGTAAAGGTGACGGATTGTCCCACAAGATCATTACCCAAGGCATCGGTAACATGGGCGCTGACCTCATTGGTGGCGGTGCCGTTGGCCGCCGCGCCGGTGTGAATTACGGTCAGTACCACCTTCGCGGTGACGGTATCGGGTACAAAAACGATATTCTCCGCCCGGCTGTTGCCGTTGCTCAGGGTAGCGGTGACCGCCATGGTGCCGGGGCTTTTGCTGATAAAGGTGGCGGTGACGATGCCCCCCGCGTCGGTTGGATTGGTGGTCGAAAAAAGCAGAGCGGGGGCGGCGACGGTAAAGTTGACGGTTTGTCCGGCCAGATTATTGCCGTTGGCATCGGTGACGTGGGCCCGAACCTCGTTGCGATTAATGCCGTCGGCCGTCGCGCCGCTGTTCTCCACAGTCAGTTCAAGGCGCGCGGTGGCGGCGTCAGCGATAAACGTGACGTCTTTTCCCTGGCTGTTGCCGTTGGTCAGCGTGGCGGTGACCGTGCTGGAACCGTCCTTGAGGCTGGTGAGGGTGGCGGTGGCGATGCCGTCCGCGCCGGTGGGGTTGATGACCTCCGTGACGGTGCCGAGGGTCGCGGTAAAGGTCACTCTTTGCCCGGCCAGCTTATTACCGTTGGCATCTTCCACTAAAGCGCTGACCTCGTTGGTGGCGGTGCCGTTGGCCACCACGCCGGTGCGTACCACCGATAGCGTCACTTTCGCGGTAGACGGGTCAGCGTTAAAGTTTGTGTTAACCGAACGGCTTACGCCGTTCAGGGTGGCGGTGACCACGCTGGTGCCGGCGCGCAGATTGGTAAGGGTGGCGATGGCGAAGCCGTCCGCCCCGGTGGTGCCGGTAACCGTGGTGACCGTAGCGCCGTTGGTGGCGGTAAAGGTCACCGTTTGCCCGGCCACCGGATTACCGGCCGCATCGGTAACCTTGGCCCGTACCTCGTTGTAATCGCTGCCGTTGGCAATGGCATCGTTTTTAGTGGCATTGAGGTTGGCGGCGGTGATTTGCGCCGCGACGGGCAATACCTCGATACGGGTGGAGGCGGTATTGGAGGCATTCTTTCTGACGTCGTAAGCCACCGCGCTCAGGTTATACAGGTTGGTGGCGGCGCCGGCGTGCTGATAGGGCGGCAAGGTGACAGTGAGGGTGTTTTGTCCCGCTTGCGTGACCTTACCACCGGCGGCGATGATTTCCGCGTCATTCCAATCGATATGATCCAGGGCGTATTTCGAGGTGACCTGGGCGGTGACCGTCAGCGGATCTCCTTCATAGCCGGTGACATGGTCCGGCAGCCTGAGCTCAATCACCTGCTGTTTCTGGTATTGCAATACAATATCATAGTTGCGATCCACCAGATCGTAGCGGTTGCCGGCCAGCGTCCGGAGCGACGCCACGCCGTCGGCACTAATTTGCGACTGCCAGGATGCCCCGAGCCGGTAATTCATCTGCAGGTTGAAGGTGGTGTCGTTCATATCGCCTTTGCCCTGGCGATAATCGACGCCAAGGGTGACCAGGCTGATGGGGGTGTAGTTCACGCCAAGGGTCACGGCGTAGGGATTATTTTGCAGATTGTCCTTGCCGAACAGCGCCACGTTATCGCCGCGGTATTGTTCGAAAATCAATTTGCCCCCCAACTGAGGATAAGAGGGTAAATACGCCTCGGCACGGATATCAAATCCATTGGCGGGGCGTTCATTATAATCTTCCAAATCCCTTGACTCGCGCCAGTCGGAAAGCCGGAAATAATTATTGGCGGAAAGTTTAAGATAATCCCGCCAGGCTTCCAGGCCCATGCCGAACCGGCGGTTATGGGCGGTAATATCCTCGTCATAAAAAGCGTTCATGCCGTACATCCAGCTCCCTAGCCAGGTACGGGCGCCGGCGCCGATATTAATGGTGTTGCGGCTGTCTTTATTTCGGTAACCCCACTGGCTAAACAGCATTTCGTTGGGTTTGTCATACAGCGGCACCAACAAATCGAACGCGCTGCCGTCCAGATGAAAGTCATCATTAACGTTTAGCTGTACCCGGGCGGTACCGAATTGGTTAAGCCATTGCTGGGCTTTCTGACCTATTTCCCCGGTGGCGGCGGAACGGAGCATGGCGTTGGCGGCCTCGCGGTTTTGATCCGCCGGCGCGGGAGCGCCGACGGAATTGCCGTCTGTGGTGAATATGCCGTTACCGGCGGACGGTTGCGCATTGAAGACAGACATTCCGCCGAAGTTGCCCAAAGAGGGATCTTGGGGTTTAGATACCGGGTCGTGGGCGGAAAAATCAGCGACATTCAGCGGAACGTCGATTTCATCCCCGACACCTGATTGTTCGAAAGGCTTGGAGAATGTCCGGAATTGATTAAATTTTTTGAGTTCATCCACGCTGAGATGATATTTGTGCGCAACGGAAAACGGAGATTCACCCGGCCCCAGGACATAAGGCTGGGTTGCAATAATGGTTTGCGGTTTTATCGCGGCGGCAATGGCCGGCGAAAATGCAATACTGATAGGAAACAAAAATTGGAAAACAAGGGTGATCCATACCATCAGATTAAATAATCTTAATTTATCCGCTGAGTAGCGACCCGCCAAATTAACTGTTTTTTTGAAGCTATGCGCGGCATGGATGAGCAATACGATCAAATAATTATTAAGAGAATTAACCATTTTTGTTACCCTGCCGTCTATTTCGTTTGGACGCGTGGAATCATTACTTCAGTATTCACTGAAAGCTTTTAATTAAATAATTTTCAATTAACGCATGTGGTTAATATATGAATGGCTTCTAAAATAAAATTTTTTTATCGATATCAAATGCCCTTGTATTAAAATCCGGTGATTACATTAACATTGCTAATATTCTTTCAGAATATGTAAGTTCTGACTGGGTTATAATATCGAGAGTGCCACATCACACATGACAATTCCATCATTTTTTATACATAGTCTATATTGAAAGTTAATTAACCTCAGTCACATAAATCGAAATTTGTTGCTCATTTAACGGCGGGAATGGGATATGGAGGAGGCGGATTGAGTCCGGTGGCGCCGGTTGGTGAGCAGGCCCAAGATGGCGCTCAGACAGGAGAAAGGCAAAACAGGATTGGATCTGATAACCCCTGCTTATCACCTTGAATATGGACGTTCATGGGGATTTTTGCTTTGGGATAGCCGGTAAAAAAGTTGGCGAGCCGCTACGGTCAAATACAAGCTTAGTTCATGACTATCGTATTCTTATGATTATGTTATGAGCATCTAATCACTATTCAGGAATAAATTTTATGAATCTATTATTCTGCTAAACAATAAATATTGCTATTGCATACAGCATGACGGTCTCCGCTGATCCGCTACGGTCTCGGCCCGGGCTGGGATTTGAGTTAATTAACGTGGAGACGGATATACCTTGGCAGGTCTTAATCTTTGTCGGTAACAGTGGTGGGCAAAACGGAATGAGCGCCGCAGGTTATTGTCATAATGATAGCTTGGCAATCAAGCTTCTTTTTTAGAAGCATTAGCGGTAAAAAAAATGTTCAAGAGGGGGAACAGGTAAATAGCGCTGAAGGGGGAATAGTCTGGTAACTATCCCCCCTGTATGAAACTCGGTTGTATTAACATGCTAAAAGAAGAAAATTGGGCGTTGATATCCGTAATACTTGAAGCCCTCCTCATTCCTTCATTGATACCCGGCGTGACGACATGGAAGGTGCCGCCGGCGGCTGTGGTGGCGGTAAAGGTCACCGTTTGCCCGGCCACAGGAGTGCCGGCGGCATCGGTGGCCTTGGCCCGCGCCTTGTTGTAATCGCTGCCGTTGGCAATGGAATCATTTTTAGTGGCATTAAGGTTGGCGGCGGTAATTTCCGCCGCGACGGGCAATACCCCGATACGGGTGGAGGAGGTATTGGAGCCCGGTTCACCGGTAAGCACCGATGGATGGCGCTTTGGAGAGGTAAGAATGTAAAAGAGGATAATTTTTAGCCCTGTCGCTCTCCATAGCCTATGAATTTTTATTTTAGAGTATCACTGGTTAACCATTCAAAAATTACATCAAATTAATTTGATAATTAAGGTTTGCCAGTGATACTGAGTATGGATATGTCAGTACAAGCAAGGTAAAAACTATCCTGTTAAGCACTTATCGTCATGATTAGTGATCAAAGGCATCATTTTTTCCTCCATAAATGCTTGATAGGCACGGGTGTAATAGATATGACGTTCTATGACTAACTTTTTATCATCGCAATCAAAAGGTATAAATTTAACCTTGAAGTTGCGATCGTTGATGATGTTAATTATGGACGACGGCATAAGCCCGATGGCGTCGCCTTTTTCAATCATAGACAATTGTACGTACAATTCAGGAATAAATACTCGCTTCGGATTTAGCTGATTCTTCGAAATATATCCTTCGATGCCATCGAATATCTCTTCATTTTATTTGCTTCATATTGAACCAGGATTTTATTCATAAAAGTTCGTTTTGGCTATAGTCTTCAGTCTTAAGATCGCTTTTAACCGCCAGCATGATGATGTCTGTTGACAATGCTTGGTGTAATAATCCCGGCGGACATTGAATCTTTTCTGGGTAAAAATATCTGACACAAACCTTTATTAAGAATGTCTCCAATATCTGTCTCATCAGAAGTAAAATATTCCAATGAGATATTGTTTTTGTGTCCTTAAACACTGGTGAAGATAAGAAAGGTGATAAATACGAATAGTCACGATGATCAAGTCCTATTTTTAAACTTGATTTACCACTCTGAATTTGATGAGTCTTTTTAATCACTTTCTTTTCAATTTCACAAATTTCCTGGTATAATGGAAGTAAAGTTGCATACAGATCACGTCCATAATTAGTGAGTTTTAAGCCATTGTTGGTTCGGGTAAATAATTTATGCCCCAGGTTCAATTCAAAAATTTTAATTGTCCGGCAAAGAGGAGACGGAGTAATGCAAAGTATAAGCGCCGCCATTCTTATGGATTGCTCTTGTGCGGTAACTATAAAATATCTTAATGTCTTAGATAATAGAATCATGTTAAACCTCCAACGTTACTAACTCATTTTAGGACGTCAAAAACAGTTAATTTGATAGACAAATTTTATAGAAAGGCTTAATAAACCATCCATAACGAAAATTTTAATTTTCGTTTAAAAAACTATAGCGTTGCAAAGACTTAATTTGTGGCTAATAAATATTTTTGCATAACATAATTCAGACGTGAGGCATAAAAATATCCATTTATTTTGATTAGCCTTAGGCACGCTTAAAACCTCGCGATTCTCTGTTGATTTTTTGTCTGTAGATATCTTCTTTTGCCTTCCTTTTGGTATTTTCCGAGGCCAGTCATTACAGCCGGAATTTATCGTGCCTGTTTTACTATGCGGTTTGCCGCAACGTAGCTTGACCATAACCGGTATGTGCCGGCCATCATCCGCAGACAGCGCTATGGTACCGGTCACGTCGGCTATCTGTAGGAGTGGATATATGTAGATATTTAATGCTAACCCCGCCGGGTGGATAATAGGTGAACTAAGTAGTTCTCATCACTCCAGTTTTTGCTGTATCAAGAGTTATCGCGTTACATCAGCTTTTGTTAACAAATCCGCAGAGATCTTTATGTTACTGCTATGGATAAAAGGTACGACTACAGTGTACAACTTGACAAGCCTTTCGTATGAGGAAATTGAAAAATTGCATGATATTGTTATCCAGCTCACGCTTAATAAACAATCTTGACAATAAAGGAAAGACATTACTAAAGGCAATGCTAATTTTCAACATTCAGGAGATATTATTATTTATTCACGATTCTTGTTAAGAGAGGAAAATCGTTATTGTTACCTATCAGTAAAATTAATATTTCTTTATAAAATTTAATTTTATCAATAGATTAGAATATCTTTTTATTATAAATATGCTTTATGCTAGGCCACTTTTCCACAATAAAATCATTAAAAAATTAGGAAAAAGGCTTATAAAATGGTGTTTTAATCTGTGATGACTGTAACATATCTGTTAAAGACAGTCATTTTCGTTTAGCTCCCGAACAGAACGTCGATAAATATGTTACTTACGTCCGGGATTAATAAATAAAAGCAATGGTTAGACCTGCTTTGGATAGGTGGCGCAGCCCGTATCTGTCGAAAAGAAATTTATTAAGATATTTTTAACCATTATCATGAAGAGTGTTAATGTGGTTCAGCGGTGCTTATGGTCTTTTTATTATAAAAATCAATAAGAAAATGAGAAAACAGCGAATTCTTATCGATCATAAATTAGACACAAATTTATATAAATTTTTGTAGTTGGTAAGCTGGTAAAACATAAATATTAATTTATAATCAAACTAAATATCAAATTTATCTTATCTATCAGCGCGTTATATTAGGATACGCTTATGGACGCAAAATCAAAAAACAGCTTGAGGAATTGCGGACCAGCAGTCGAAGCGAGCGCGCTACCTTACTGATGCCCTCTTCGGATTCTGTTGCTCCCAGAACCTTAGGCCAACGGCTGGCGGACAAGATCACCTCAATGATTGGCACCTGGACGTTTATAATAACGCAAACCATTATCATTGCAGGCCGCGTATCCCGCCCCTGCCATCATGATGAGTCAGAAGAGGGAAGGGGAAGTGGATCGCTACCGTGCTGAAATCGCCTCCAATGTCAACGTGAAAACCGATTTGGAAATGTATGCGCTGCACGACAAGATTGACTATCTGGAAGGGGATATTGTTAACTCTCTCAAAGAGCAATTGGCGCATATTTCACGCCAGTTGGAAGAACTGTAGTCAAAACAAAAATAGCCGGCGCGCCTCTCGGCGGGAAACGGGCCAACGCAGGTTACAGCGACGCTTTCGCGGCATGGATCCGAGGCAATATCGCCGAAAACAGCAGGTCCCTGAAGCGTTCCCCCGGTGCGGGGTTAAGCTGGGCTTTCGCCAGCAGATTGGCGCCTTGGAGCGATGAGACTATAAATCCCGCCATTTCTTCACTGTCCAGATGCGCATCCAGTTCGCCGGCTTTAACCGCGGCGCGCAGGCAATAAGCCAAGGATTGCTGGATCTCGTCGAATACGTCATTTAACCGCTGCCTGATGGGCTCGCTCCAGCCGCTGGCTTCGGCGGCGAAATTGCCAAGCAGACACCCGTCGCGCATATGGTTTTTATTAAGCCTGTCGATACCGGCGTCAATATAGGCACGCAAACGTTGCAGCGGCGGCAGTTGGTCATTACGCAGCGTTTCGCTGATGGTCTTGCGGGCATTGGCGAAGTAAAGGTCGATTACTTCCAGCCCGAACGCTTCCTTAGAAGCGAAATGGTTAGTAAACGACCCTTGGGGAACACCTGCCGCCTGGACGATATCCCTTACGCTCGCACCGGCAAAGCCATGTGCATGGACGACCTGCATGCCGACGGTCAGGATTTTTTCTTTATGAGATGCTCTAGCCATAAAAAGTAATATAGTCGTACGTATTAGTTTAGTCAACCGCTTACCCATTGGCCGCCGAAGCCACCCGCAATATCCGGGTAGTG
Encoded here:
- a CDS encoding Ig-like domain-containing protein, which produces MVWITLVFQFLFPISIAFSPAIAAAIKPQTIIATQPYVLGPGESPFSVAHKYHLSVDELKKFNQFRTFSKPFEQSGVGDEIDVPLNVADFSAHDPVSKPQDPSLGNFGGMSVFNAQPSAGNGIFTTDGNSVGAPAPADQNREAANAMLRSAATGEIGQKAQQWLNQFGTARVQLNVNDDFHLDGSAFDLLVPLYDKPNEMLFSQWGYRNKDSRNTINIGAGARTWLGSWMYGMNAFYDEDITAHNRRFGMGLEAWRDYLKLSANNYFRLSDWRESRDLEDYNERPANGFDIRAEAYLPSYPQLGGKLIFEQYRGDNVALFGKDNLQNNPYAVTLGVNYTPISLVTLGVDYRQGKGDMNDTTFNLQMNYRLGASWQSQISADGVASLRTLAGNRYDLVDRNYDIVLQYQKQQVIELRLPDHVTGYEGDPLTVTAQVTSKYALDHIDWNDAEIIAAGGKVTQAGQNTLTVTLPPYQHAGAATNLYNLSAVAYDVRKNASNTASTRIEVLPVAAQITAANLNATKNDAIANGSDYNEVRAKVTDAAGNPVAGQTVTFTATNGATVTTVTGTTGADGFAIATLTNLRAGTSVVTATLNGVSRSVNTNFNADPSTAKVTLSVVRTGVVANGTATNEVSALVEDANGNKLAGQRVTFTATLGTVTEVINPTGADGIATATLTSLKDGSSTVTATLTNGNSQGKDVTFIADAATARLELTVENSGATADGINRNEVRAHVTDANGNNLAGQTVNFTVAAPALLFSTTNPTDAGGIVTATFISKSPGTMAVTATLSNGNSRAENIVFVPDTVTAKVVLTVIHTGAAANGTATNEVSAHVTDALGNDLVGQSVTFTANDVDISPVVLVTGAGGTVSATFTSHKAGSSTVVATLTNGNNASKDIEFIADTATARVVLTVVHTGAVADGIDTNEVSALVEDANGNKLAGQTVNFTVTAPALLLTTTNPTDAGGIVTATFNSTSSGTMAVTATLSNGNNASKNIDFIADIATARVVLTVIHTGAVANGAATNEVSAHVTDALGNDLEGQSVTFTANDVDISPVMLTTGVGGTVSATFTSHKAGSSTVVATLTNGNNASKNIEFIADTATARVVLTVVHTGAVADGIDTNEVSALVEDANGNKLAEQNVAFTATNGAIATAVINPTGPDGIATATLVSETEGDSVVTAQLAGGVSATQTVNFARNIFIVSITVTENNGMSNGSDPNYANILVHDAAGNPLQNALITVSGSAATGTFRFVVPTAGGTTTSGATGADGILRVQYTNSYVSSTTLTARATNGTELTATGGNFRLPNLTMLPLVDTAPADNITPASVIIKLTSFRDGSPVVGTHLNFTAGRYVAGTPEFTPATMRESSGITDDEGQATAYVISPAPTNLVYVIVQMADFNDGGQGVANRPIYPGSDLTFE
- a CDS encoding LysR family transcriptional regulator produces the protein MILLSKTLRYFIVTAQEQSIRMAALILCITPSPLCRTIKIFELNLGHKLFTRTNNGLKLTNYGRDLYATLLPLYQEICEIEKKVIKKTHQIQSGKSSLKIGLDHRDYSYLSPFLSSPVFKDTKTISHWNILLLMRQILETFLIKVCVRYFYPEKIQCPPGLLHQALSTDIIMLAVKSDLKTEDYSQNELL
- a CDS encoding Ig-like domain-containing protein → MLTGEPGSNTSSTRIGVLPVAAEITAANLNATKNDSIANGSDYNKARAKATDAAGTPVAGQTVTFTATTAAGGTFHVVTPGINEGMRRASSITDINAQFSSFSMLIQPSFIQGG
- a CDS encoding DUF1003 domain-containing protein yields the protein MQAAYPAPAIMMSQKREGEVDRYRAEIASNVNVKTDLEMYALHDKIDYLEGDIVNSLKEQLAHISRQLEEL
- a CDS encoding TetR/AcrR family transcriptional regulator; translation: MARASHKEKILTVGMQVVHAHGFAGASVRDIVQAAGVPQGSFTNHFASKEAFGLEVIDLYFANARKTISETLRNDQLPPLQRLRAYIDAGIDRLNKNHMRDGCLLGNFAAEASGWSEPIRQRLNDVFDEIQQSLAYCLRAAVKAGELDAHLDSEEMAGFIVSSLQGANLLAKAQLNPAPGERFRDLLFSAILPRIHAAKASL